In Granulicatella elegans, one genomic interval encodes:
- a CDS encoding InlB B-repeat-containing protein, which produces MKTLVKKTMGLLMATSVLLIGASATSAFAEGSDTVTNDNALTSLAQLDANGQPTIAQPSKVINDTYWSDLEKISITNSQNKTYYGVLPKYVLKPRQTALSKLGIYAGGNGSVDAFPSTGISETEYGIKILDYMAFYRFGYLVGEDTYAPPFKDRPSTEPIPDRVNPYKFTAAELLTQDEIKNPMKLTVYADIKKKDSKDSTSVDEYKPGEALPLDFTVNASWFKRYIMGFTLDRTRTGYMSDEEIKQEHDSYGTFDSQIVYTLDIPEGVDVNNPSATLSGLDGFDVTTEVKNENGKKILIVSLRLKEDKRGKTAKWKDTIEKLRKLDTSNIKISVSGLSVSSTATENKNITLRGTASGFFEWATARSQDLSSNNTNAAHVHLYFAAKQSEAGRDSAADKTKPNLISYSFKVKKPAQNTVTFKDGDKTHATVKVETGKAIDTDALTDQSMPKYPAKAGYIFKEWNTQADGKGTAFTGDTVVNGNMTVYAIYTKDYVPIPEPTQNTVTFINGDKEYAKVKVENGKSISGDALYTESMPKNPAKEGYVFKEWNTQSDGKGTAFTGDTIVNKDMKVYAIYDKKTVKPEPKKPVNPSDNPEKPEDPSDNPEKPVNPDPQKPEEPSDNPKKPIANTKLPETGDNSNLFIYGIVLGLSGLALAITGYFRKNAK; this is translated from the coding sequence ATGAAAACATTAGTAAAAAAGACAATGGGTCTATTGATGGCTACATCGGTCTTACTTATTGGAGCTAGTGCAACTTCAGCGTTTGCTGAAGGCAGTGATACTGTTACTAATGATAACGCGTTGACTAGTCTTGCTCAATTGGACGCAAACGGGCAACCGACTATAGCTCAGCCTTCTAAAGTAATCAATGACACTTATTGGTCGGATTTAGAAAAGATCAGCATCACTAATTCACAAAACAAAACGTATTATGGTGTTTTGCCAAAATATGTTTTGAAGCCAAGACAAACTGCATTAAGCAAGCTAGGAATCTACGCAGGGGGAAATGGCAGCGTTGATGCATTCCCGAGCACAGGTATTTCTGAAACAGAATACGGAATCAAAATTTTGGATTATATGGCATTTTATAGGTTTGGCTATTTGGTTGGTGAGGATACGTATGCACCACCATTTAAAGATAGACCTTCAACAGAACCTATACCTGATCGAGTTAATCCTTATAAGTTCACAGCTGCAGAATTGCTAACGCAGGATGAAATAAAAAATCCTATGAAACTGACTGTTTATGCGGATATTAAAAAGAAAGACTCGAAAGATTCTACTTCAGTTGATGAATACAAGCCTGGTGAAGCACTACCGTTAGATTTCACAGTGAATGCTTCATGGTTTAAACGTTATATTATGGGATTTACCTTGGATCGAACACGTACCGGGTATATGAGCGATGAAGAGATTAAACAAGAGCATGATTCTTATGGTACTTTTGATTCTCAAATTGTTTATACACTTGATATTCCAGAGGGTGTTGATGTAAACAATCCAAGTGCAACTCTATCGGGTCTTGATGGGTTTGATGTTACTACCGAAGTTAAGAATGAGAACGGTAAAAAAATCCTTATAGTATCACTTAGATTAAAAGAAGATAAACGAGGGAAAACAGCGAAGTGGAAGGATACTATTGAAAAGCTAAGGAAGCTTGACACGAGTAATATAAAGATCTCGGTTTCTGGCTTATCAGTTAGTTCAACTGCCACAGAGAATAAAAATATTACTCTTCGTGGAACTGCTTCCGGATTCTTTGAATGGGCTACAGCTCGAAGCCAAGACTTGTCTTCTAACAATACAAATGCGGCGCACGTGCATTTGTATTTCGCTGCTAAGCAAAGTGAGGCTGGACGTGACAGTGCGGCAGATAAAACAAAGCCTAACTTGATTTCTTATAGCTTTAAAGTGAAGAAACCAGCTCAAAACACTGTTACTTTCAAAGACGGCGATAAGACGCATGCAACTGTGAAAGTGGAAACTGGTAAGGCTATTGATACGGATGCGTTGACTGACCAGTCCATGCCGAAGTATCCAGCTAAGGCAGGATATATCTTCAAGGAGTGGAATACACAGGCTGATGGAAAAGGTACAGCATTTACAGGGGATACTGTTGTAAATGGAAATATGACTGTGTATGCCATTTATACAAAAGATTATGTACCAATACCAGAACCAACACAAAATACTGTTACATTTATCAATGGTGATAAGGAATACGCTAAGGTAAAAGTAGAAAATGGTAAGTCTATTTCAGGTGACGCATTATATACAGAATCTATGCCGAAAAATCCAGCTAAAGAAGGCTACGTATTCAAAGAGTGGAATACACAGTCTGATGGAAAAGGTACAGCGTTTACTGGTGATACAATTGTAAATAAAGATATGAAAGTTTATGCAATTTATGATAAAAAAACTGTAAAACCAGAACCAAAGAAACCTGTAAATCCAAGCGATAATCCAGAAAAACCTGAAGATCCAAGCGACAACCCAGAAAAACCTGTAAATCCAGACCCACAAAAACCTGAAGAGCCAAGCGATAATCCAAAGAAACCTATAGCAAACACCAAGTTACCAGAAACAGGAGATAATTCAAATCTATTCATATATGGAATTGTATTAGGATTATCTGGACTTGCACTTGCTATCACAGGATACTTCAGAAAAAACGCGAAATAA
- a CDS encoding GNAT family N-acetyltransferase, with the protein MQEKVELEIEVVSVEDAEALIEYTKKVGKETEFLSFGEEGLELSIQQEELYIQSVLESDNQMMLLAKLGHEIIAVASIGGNSKEKFQHVGELGISILKEYWGQGLGSALMEELLSWAQDYSPLEKIKLTVVQENVAAIALYKKYGFEVVAIEEKEMKVNGQYYDVIQMAYFLERE; encoded by the coding sequence ATGCAAGAGAAAGTTGAATTAGAAATTGAAGTTGTGTCAGTAGAAGATGCAGAAGCTTTAATCGAATACACGAAAAAAGTTGGCAAAGAAACGGAATTTTTAAGTTTTGGTGAAGAAGGATTAGAGTTAAGTATCCAACAAGAAGAATTATATATTCAATCTGTTTTAGAAAGTGATAATCAAATGATGCTGCTTGCAAAATTAGGACACGAAATTATTGCAGTCGCTTCAATTGGAGGAAATTCAAAAGAAAAATTCCAACATGTGGGTGAATTAGGCATTAGTATTTTAAAAGAATATTGGGGGCAAGGGTTAGGAAGTGCCTTAATGGAAGAATTATTGTCATGGGCACAAGACTATTCACCTCTTGAAAAAATTAAATTAACAGTTGTTCAAGAAAACGTTGCAGCGATTGCTTTATATAAAAAGTATGGATTTGAAGTAGTAGCGATTGAAGAAAAAGAAATGAAAGTAAATGGTCAATATTATGATGTCATTCAAATGGCCTATTTTTTAGAGAGGGAGTAA
- a CDS encoding BlaI/MecI/CopY family transcriptional regulator, protein MTLSHTISASERQVLRVIWANPKCTSSFIIEALAKNFNWQAATIKTLINRLLKKEFIIPTSKRPYQYVATLTEEELLDLECSELLNHVCQKKQGELLSFLIQKAQLSKQDTHQLQKLLQEKEINAPEHLACTCIPGQCRCCHH, encoded by the coding sequence TTCTTCGAGTGATATGGGCAAACCCAAAATGCACGAGTAGTTTTATCATTGAAGCATTAGCTAAAAATTTCAACTGGCAAGCTGCTACCATTAAAACTCTTATCAATCGACTGTTGAAAAAGGAATTTATTATCCCAACTTCAAAAAGACCCTATCAATATGTCGCAACTTTAACAGAAGAAGAATTACTAGATTTAGAATGCAGTGAGTTATTAAATCATGTATGTCAGAAAAAACAAGGTGAATTATTATCATTCCTCATTCAAAAAGCTCAATTATCCAAACAGGACACTCATCAATTACAGAAATTATTACAAGAAAAAGAAATAAATGCTCCTGAGCATCTAGCTTGTACTTGCATACCAGGTCAATGTCGTTGTTGTCATCACTAA
- a CDS encoding 5'-methylthioadenosine/adenosylhomocysteine nucleosidase encodes MKVGIIAAMEEEKRLLSEEMTIEKEVKIAGWTFLEGSLNGVSIVLVQSGIGKVMSSVTAALLIHHFNVTLVINTGSAGGFGTEMNIGDIVVATELAYSDADVTAFQYEYGQMPGMPARFQAQVIEDDVIKEIQSELNLSVFKGLVVSSDSFIHREDQRLLILKHFPDVLATEMEGASIAQACYALQTPVIVVRAISDMPQKGTSAVDFDTFIVEAGRKSALIVHQLLHHLKED; translated from the coding sequence ATGAAAGTCGGAATTATTGCAGCGATGGAAGAGGAAAAACGTCTTCTATCTGAAGAAATGACAATTGAAAAAGAAGTCAAAATTGCAGGATGGACATTTTTAGAAGGAAGTTTAAATGGCGTATCGATTGTATTAGTGCAATCAGGTATTGGCAAAGTAATGTCGAGTGTGACAGCTGCTTTATTAATTCATCATTTTAATGTGACACTGGTCATTAATACAGGATCAGCGGGTGGATTTGGAACAGAAATGAATATTGGAGATATTGTTGTTGCTACAGAATTAGCGTATAGTGATGCTGATGTAACAGCCTTTCAATATGAATATGGACAAATGCCAGGGATGCCTGCACGTTTCCAAGCTCAAGTAATTGAAGATGATGTCATTAAAGAAATTCAGTCAGAATTGAATTTGTCTGTATTTAAAGGATTAGTCGTTTCATCAGATAGTTTTATTCATCGTGAAGATCAACGATTATTAATTTTAAAACATTTCCCGGATGTTTTAGCAACTGAAATGGAAGGAGCTTCTATTGCGCAAGCTTGTTATGCCTTACAAACGCCAGTCATTGTTGTTAGAGCAATCTCGGATATGCCACAAAAAGGAACATCAGCCGTTGATTTTGATACATTTATTGTTGAAGCAGGTCGTAAATCAGCGTTGATTGTTCATCAATTATTACATCATTTAAAAGAAGATTAA
- a CDS encoding Gfo/Idh/MocA family protein: MLNIGVVGIGAIAQKAYLPVMRSIGNVKWYMCTRNVEVLQRESKLLGRCIPCSSVEELLQFDLDGVMIHVSTEAHVEVAKQFLEKGIPVYLDKPIAPSYDETVELYRLAKENQTFLTAGLNRRFAPKVVELKNVPHKKRIITEKNCTIPSFDNRTRIFDVFIHPLDTALFLMDEKPKRGSFYYKKNRGMIEQCTIYLENEEQSAIVMMNTASGANLERIEVQAETGTFSLQNLTDLTIYQGGEEIKDHFSSWDSTLYKRGFESIVHSFIIAVQTQEDNPVSPMSSLLSHFICERLAHAKAPEGFLSFDVETDE; the protein is encoded by the coding sequence GTGTTAAATATTGGAGTAGTTGGGATTGGTGCGATTGCACAAAAAGCCTATTTACCAGTAATGCGCTCAATTGGCAATGTGAAATGGTATATGTGTACTAGAAATGTAGAAGTTTTACAACGAGAATCAAAATTATTAGGACGTTGTATTCCGTGTAGTAGTGTAGAGGAATTATTACAGTTTGACTTAGATGGGGTTATGATTCATGTTTCAACAGAGGCTCATGTTGAAGTTGCAAAGCAATTTTTAGAAAAAGGAATACCTGTTTATTTAGATAAACCAATTGCCCCAAGTTATGATGAAACAGTTGAATTATATCGTTTAGCCAAAGAAAATCAAACTTTCTTAACAGCAGGATTGAATCGACGTTTCGCTCCAAAAGTAGTGGAATTAAAAAATGTCCCTCATAAGAAGAGAATTATTACAGAAAAGAATTGTACGATTCCAAGTTTTGATAATCGTACACGTATTTTTGATGTTTTTATTCATCCTTTAGATACAGCATTATTTTTAATGGATGAAAAACCAAAACGTGGGTCATTTTATTATAAGAAAAATCGTGGTATGATTGAACAATGCACAATTTATTTAGAAAATGAAGAACAATCAGCCATTGTAATGATGAATACAGCTTCGGGTGCTAATCTTGAAAGAATTGAAGTTCAAGCTGAAACGGGTACTTTTTCATTACAAAATTTAACAGATTTGACCATTTATCAAGGCGGAGAAGAAATTAAAGATCATTTTTCATCATGGGATTCAACTTTGTATAAGAGAGGATTTGAAAGTATTGTTCATTCCTTTATTATTGCTGTTCAAACGCAGGAGGATAACCCAGTTTCTCCTATGTCTAGTTTATTAAGTCATTTTATTTGTGAGAGATTAGCACATGCAAAAGCACCTGAAGGATTTTTATCATTTGACGTAGAAACTGATGAATAG
- a CDS encoding GH25 family lysozyme, with protein MKLRNIALSLSALVLFTLPTVGAQEEKSAQGKGWQTINGQQYFIKEDGSKAISSWIDRSYVDKDGKKVVGSFIYDETYKSYFYLKADGNYAENQWLEIGGKWYYFKEWGYMAKSEWKGNYYLNPSGAMVKKEWIYDNKYKSYFYLKADGKYADKEWIQDGNKWYYLLSGGYLATRQWVSNYFVNGEGAMMAKEWIYDNKYKSYFYLKADGKYADKEWIQDGNKWYYLLSGGYLATRQWVGDYFVNGEGAMMAKEWLFDPQYNAMFYLNADGKYVRSQWAQIDGKWYYFKANGARAEKEWAGNYYLGESGVMATGVVTIGDTKYTFSDTGEIQKQERLEWGWVQKNGQRYFLNRRQEQVGGSDAKKVIDVSEHNGKIQDWSSVIRENGIDGVIVRLGYYAYDEDKQLAYNIKELNRLGIPYGVYLYTYAENETDAELEAKHTIKLIEKYHIKPTYPIYYDVENWEYVNKAKAAPKDTKTWVKIVNKYMETMHKAGYTNVRVYSYRHLLQTRLNHPDILKYVDWVAAYTDALDWNNPHYSGSKGWQYTSSEYLKGISGRVDVSVWY; from the coding sequence ATGAAATTAAGAAATATCGCATTATCATTATCTGCGTTAGTATTATTCACTTTACCAACGGTAGGCGCTCAAGAAGAAAAGTCTGCGCAAGGTAAAGGGTGGCAAACGATTAATGGACAACAATATTTTATAAAAGAAGATGGATCAAAAGCAATTTCTTCATGGATTGATCGCTCTTATGTAGATAAAGACGGTAAAAAAGTTGTTGGGTCTTTTATTTATGATGAAACGTATAAGTCTTATTTCTATTTGAAAGCAGATGGAAACTACGCTGAAAATCAATGGTTAGAAATTGGTGGCAAATGGTACTATTTCAAAGAATGGGGCTATATGGCTAAAAGTGAATGGAAAGGGAATTACTATTTAAATCCAAGTGGAGCCATGGTGAAAAAAGAATGGATTTATGATAACAAATATAAGTCTTATTTCTATTTGAAAGCGGATGGGAAATATGCCGATAAAGAATGGATTCAAGATGGAAATAAATGGTATTATCTACTGTCAGGTGGTTACTTAGCAACTCGTCAATGGGTCAGTAATTATTTTGTGAATGGTGAAGGTGCCATGATGGCAAAAGAATGGATTTATGATAACAAATATAAGTCTTATTTCTATTTGAAAGCGGATGGGAAATATGCCGATAAAGAATGGATTCAAGATGGAAATAAATGGTATTACCTACTGTCAGGTGGTTACTTAGCAACTCGTCAATGGGTCGGTGATTATTTTGTGAATGGTGAAGGTGCCATGATGGCAAAAGAATGGTTATTTGATCCACAATATAATGCGATGTTCTATTTAAATGCTGATGGAAAATATGTACGCAGTCAATGGGCTCAAATTGATGGAAAATGGTATTACTTCAAAGCGAATGGTGCTAGAGCTGAAAAAGAATGGGCAGGCAATTATTATTTAGGTGAATCCGGCGTAATGGCAACAGGAGTTGTAACGATTGGAGATACGAAATATACTTTCTCAGATACTGGTGAGATTCAAAAGCAAGAACGATTAGAATGGGGTTGGGTACAAAAGAATGGCCAACGTTATTTCTTAAATCGCCGTCAAGAACAAGTCGGCGGAAGTGATGCGAAGAAAGTCATCGATGTCAGTGAACATAATGGAAAAATCCAAGACTGGAGTAGTGTTATTCGTGAAAATGGCATTGATGGAGTAATTGTTCGCCTAGGTTATTATGCTTATGATGAAGATAAACAATTAGCGTATAATATTAAAGAATTAAATCGCCTAGGAATTCCATATGGAGTGTACTTATATACGTATGCAGAAAATGAAACAGACGCAGAATTAGAAGCAAAACATACGATTAAATTAATTGAAAAATATCATATTAAACCAACATATCCAATTTATTATGATGTTGAAAATTGGGAATATGTGAATAAAGCAAAAGCTGCACCTAAAGATACAAAAACATGGGTGAAAATTGTGAATAAATATATGGAAACGATGCATAAAGCTGGCTATACGAATGTAAGAGTTTATAGTTACAGACATTTATTACAAACTCGTTTAAATCATCCAGATATTTTAAAATATGTGGACTGGGTTGCTGCATATACAGATGCATTAGATTGGAATAATCCACATTATTCAGGTTCTAAAGGTTGGCAATATACTTCAAGCGAATACTTAAAAGGGATTAGCGGTCGAGTAGACGTCAGCGTATGGTATTAG
- the murB gene encoding UDP-N-acetylmuramate dehydrogenase, with protein sequence MKEWWKGQFPEVKVCFHEPLKKYTFTRTGGEAECLIFPKDKHETAKIITALQEKQIPITVLGNASNVIVRDGGIKGAVILLNEMTAMKVMGNKVLAEAGVSLIEVTKCASEHSLTGLEFACGIPGSVGGAMYMNAGAYGGEVCEVVEYVDVVTRTGEIKRLTNEELKFSYRHSALQESGDLVIDVCFNLRAGQKEMIQAKMEELTHLRESKQPLEYPSCGSVFKRPEGHFTGKLIQDAGLQGFQIGGAQVSKKHAGFIVNIDHATATDYLAVIQHVQEVVFEQFQVTLEPEVKIIGEESK encoded by the coding sequence ATGAAAGAATGGTGGAAAGGGCAATTTCCAGAAGTAAAAGTATGCTTCCATGAACCTTTAAAAAAATATACTTTTACTAGAACAGGTGGAGAAGCTGAATGTTTAATTTTTCCAAAAGATAAACATGAAACAGCAAAAATTATTACAGCCTTGCAAGAAAAACAAATTCCTATTACCGTACTAGGGAATGCCAGTAATGTTATCGTTAGAGATGGTGGTATTAAAGGAGCGGTTATTTTATTAAATGAAATGACTGCTATGAAAGTAATGGGAAATAAAGTTTTAGCGGAAGCTGGAGTATCTTTAATTGAAGTGACAAAATGCGCATCAGAACATTCTTTAACAGGATTAGAATTCGCATGTGGTATCCCAGGAAGTGTTGGGGGAGCCATGTATATGAATGCAGGTGCTTATGGCGGAGAAGTTTGCGAAGTGGTTGAATATGTCGATGTTGTAACTCGTACTGGTGAAATCAAACGTTTAACGAATGAAGAATTAAAGTTTTCATATCGTCATAGTGCCTTACAAGAAAGTGGAGATTTAGTCATTGACGTCTGCTTTAATCTAAGAGCAGGGCAAAAGGAAATGATTCAAGCTAAAATGGAAGAATTAACGCATTTACGTGAAAGTAAACAACCTTTAGAATATCCTTCTTGTGGAAGTGTCTTTAAACGTCCAGAAGGGCATTTTACTGGAAAATTAATCCAAGATGCTGGACTTCAAGGATTTCAAATTGGGGGCGCTCAAGTGTCTAAAAAGCATGCAGGCTTTATTGTGAATATTGATCATGCAACTGCTACGGATTATTTAGCGGTGATTCAACATGTTCAAGAAGTTGTATTTGAACAATTCCAAGTAACGCTAGAACCAGAAGTAAAAATTATTGGTGAAGAGTCAAAGTAG
- a CDS encoding insulinase family protein, which produces MTKEFNSFTLVEQKPLPDIRCDYYLYKHDKTGAQVMYLKTDDDNKAFSIAFRTPPYDDNGIAHIIEHSVLNGSKKYPTKEPFVELLKGSLQTFLNAWTFSDKTMYPVASRNQKDFENLMDVYLDAVFYPNLLSNPQILMQEGWHYHLENKEDELTYKGVVYNEMKGAFSQPESELNRLVEPTLFPDTFYKHISGGMPASIPTLTQEKFIDFHQTYYHPSNARVTLYGNLDLPKAMEQLSEYFDAFEAKEVPFVGYKQEPFTSIKEVTSTYSVSKGDSTENKTLLEYAWATGTSTNGEEGIALSILDELLLGSNTAPLKKALLKANIGSDVMGGYSAYTYSPTFEVVLKDTDADKKEQFVQIIQQELQRLVKEGISRKAIQAALNKTAFRYKELTALEGSTPKGVMYGMNALTSWLYDGSPYVSFEYQQHLDAIQAKVEEGYFENIIQKYLLDNTHAAIITLKPEPGLLEEKEAELAKKLAEYKASLNEEEVDQLVETTQKLIERQESPDKPEDLAKIPTLSIDDIQKKATHYPLTVEEGKDTPTFLHYEDFTAGISYAKYFFDMRGIRTEEIPVAAFVTELLGEISTEHFADEDLNTEMDFYTGGISTNAFVMTEDVEKNVYYPFFTVSGKALSQYLPKLIELVEEIVLRSNLEDYDKIKELLLNTKANLEMHMNYASHTIAVRRLESYYSEGAKYAQALEGIDYYDYISDLVKHYDERKESFSQQMITVLRQILNIHGVTATFVGSKEDFEQFKALSQSFFQQFSQEVVTPQKFTTSVEVLNEGFKTAQEIQYVAKGYNQTLLGVPFEGSNAFLQTVLGLDYLWNTVRVKGGAYGGMSVIGGKGEVAAVSYRDPNLVETLKAYDGQVQYLENYNPSKEEFEKNLIGTFSSIDRPLSANQKGNIAFTRYFTHVTDELVQKTRDEVLNVTPEKVRSFAPTMEKVLVQNAFVVVGNDVKIEQHKEIFKTIRSLFND; this is translated from the coding sequence ATGACAAAAGAATTTAACAGTTTTACACTCGTAGAACAAAAACCATTACCAGATATCCGTTGCGATTACTATTTATACAAACATGACAAAACAGGTGCTCAAGTCATGTACCTAAAAACAGACGATGACAATAAAGCATTTTCTATCGCATTTCGTACACCACCATATGACGATAACGGAATTGCTCACATTATCGAACACTCCGTATTAAACGGATCAAAAAAATACCCAACAAAAGAACCATTCGTAGAATTATTAAAAGGATCCCTACAAACATTTTTAAACGCATGGACATTCTCTGATAAAACCATGTATCCAGTAGCTTCAAGAAATCAAAAAGATTTTGAGAATTTAATGGACGTGTATTTAGATGCAGTATTTTATCCAAATCTTTTATCGAACCCACAAATTTTAATGCAAGAAGGATGGCATTATCATTTAGAAAATAAAGAAGATGAATTAACGTATAAAGGCGTTGTTTATAACGAAATGAAGGGAGCATTTTCTCAGCCAGAATCAGAATTAAACCGTCTAGTTGAACCAACCTTATTCCCTGATACATTTTATAAACATATTTCTGGAGGAATGCCAGCTTCAATTCCAACATTGACTCAAGAAAAATTTATTGATTTCCATCAAACGTATTATCACCCTAGCAATGCTCGAGTAACTTTATATGGGAATTTAGATTTACCAAAAGCAATGGAGCAATTATCAGAATACTTTGATGCGTTTGAAGCAAAAGAAGTTCCATTCGTAGGATACAAACAAGAACCATTTACAAGTATCAAAGAAGTAACAAGTACATATTCTGTTTCTAAAGGAGACTCAACCGAAAATAAAACATTGTTAGAATATGCTTGGGCTACGGGCACAAGTACAAATGGGGAAGAAGGTATTGCTTTAAGCATTTTAGATGAATTGTTATTAGGTAGTAATACAGCACCACTGAAGAAAGCTTTATTAAAAGCGAATATCGGTAGTGATGTTATGGGTGGATATTCTGCTTATACGTATTCTCCAACATTTGAAGTTGTTCTTAAAGATACAGATGCTGATAAAAAAGAGCAATTTGTTCAAATTATTCAACAGGAATTACAACGATTAGTCAAAGAAGGCATTTCTAGAAAAGCAATTCAAGCTGCCTTAAATAAAACAGCATTCCGTTATAAAGAATTAACAGCTTTAGAAGGTAGTACGCCAAAAGGTGTGATGTATGGAATGAATGCTTTAACAAGTTGGTTATATGATGGAAGTCCATATGTATCATTTGAATACCAACAACATTTAGATGCCATTCAAGCTAAAGTTGAAGAAGGGTATTTCGAAAACATTATTCAAAAATATTTATTAGACAATACTCATGCTGCAATTATTACTTTGAAACCAGAACCAGGTTTATTAGAAGAAAAAGAAGCAGAATTAGCTAAAAAGTTAGCAGAGTATAAAGCAAGTCTAAATGAAGAAGAAGTTGACCAATTAGTCGAAACGACTCAAAAATTAATCGAAAGACAAGAATCTCCTGATAAACCAGAAGATTTAGCAAAAATTCCGACACTATCAATTGATGATATTCAAAAGAAAGCAACGCATTATCCATTAACAGTTGAAGAAGGTAAAGATACACCGACTTTCTTACATTATGAAGACTTCACAGCGGGTATTTCATATGCGAAATATTTCTTTGATATGAGAGGGATAAGAACAGAAGAAATTCCAGTAGCAGCCTTTGTCACAGAATTATTAGGTGAAATTAGTACAGAACATTTTGCTGATGAAGATTTAAATACAGAGATGGATTTCTATACTGGTGGAATTTCAACAAATGCTTTTGTCATGACAGAAGATGTTGAAAAAAATGTCTATTATCCATTTTTCACAGTATCAGGAAAAGCCTTATCTCAATATTTACCAAAATTAATTGAATTAGTGGAAGAAATTGTCTTACGTTCAAACTTGGAAGATTATGATAAAATTAAAGAACTGTTATTAAATACAAAAGCGAATTTAGAAATGCATATGAATTATGCTTCGCATACCATTGCCGTACGTCGATTAGAATCTTACTATTCAGAAGGTGCAAAATATGCTCAAGCATTAGAAGGTATTGATTACTATGATTATATTTCTGATTTAGTGAAGCATTATGATGAGAGAAAAGAAAGCTTCAGTCAACAAATGATTACAGTACTTCGTCAAATCTTGAATATTCATGGAGTGACTGCAACATTTGTCGGAAGTAAAGAAGATTTTGAACAATTTAAAGCTTTATCACAATCATTCTTCCAACAGTTCTCACAAGAAGTAGTAACACCACAAAAATTCACAACTTCTGTTGAAGTGTTGAATGAAGGATTTAAAACTGCTCAAGAAATTCAATATGTAGCAAAAGGTTACAATCAAACATTACTAGGAGTTCCATTTGAAGGATCCAATGCATTCTTACAAACGGTTTTAGGCTTAGATTATTTATGGAATACTGTTCGTGTTAAAGGTGGAGCTTATGGTGGAATGAGTGTGATTGGTGGAAAAGGTGAAGTAGCTGCTGTATCATACCGCGATCCAAACTTAGTAGAAACTCTAAAAGCTTATGATGGACAAGTCCAATATTTAGAAAATTACAATCCTTCTAAGGAAGAATTTGAGAAAAATCTTATTGGAACATTTAGCAGTATTGATCGTCCGTTATCGGCAAATCAAAAAGGAAATATTGCCTTTACTCGTTACTTTACTCATGTAACAGATGAACTTGTTCAAAAAACTCGTGATGAAGTGTTAAATGTGACTCCAGAAAAAGTTCGTTCATTTGCACCAACAATGGAAAAAGTATTAGTTCAAAATGCCTTCGTGGTAGTAGGAAATGATGTTAAAATTGAACAACATAAAGAAATTTTTAAAACAATTCGTTCATTATTCAATGACTAA
- a CDS encoding ECF transporter S component, protein MKENKFIKTGLLHIVSLIVLVLSYHYVGITVPFFEGVEINFFYILLAIVAGLAGSLFAAVVGVSTILIDLLLGTTEQWVAIAISVGMLGYVFGLGIRRKSFLSGTFSRHDALRFNVIQVVANVIIFGLILPTLEVFFYQASTAVVFINGWILSMMNSILIAIFATALFKWIANRVKDK, encoded by the coding sequence ATGAAAGAAAATAAATTCATAAAAACTGGTCTTCTTCATATTGTTTCATTAATTGTTTTAGTTCTTAGTTATCACTATGTAGGGATTACAGTGCCTTTTTTTGAAGGAGTGGAAATCAACTTCTTTTATATTTTATTAGCGATTGTAGCTGGTTTAGCTGGTTCGTTATTTGCTGCTGTTGTTGGTGTTTCAACGATTTTAATTGATTTGTTATTAGGAACGACAGAGCAATGGGTTGCGATTGCGATTTCTGTAGGGATGCTTGGGTATGTTTTTGGTTTAGGCATTCGTCGTAAGTCGTTTTTATCGGGTACTTTTTCTCGTCATGATGCTTTACGGTTTAATGTGATTCAAGTGGTTGCGAATGTAATTATTTTTGGTTTGATTTTACCGACCTTAGAGGTCTTTTTCTATCAAGCTTCTACGGCAGTTGTTTTTATTAATGGTTGGATTTTAAGTATGATGAATTCAATTTTGATTGCCATTTTCGCAACAGCTTTGTTTAAATGGATTGCGAATCGTGTGAAAGATAAATAA